In Deinococcus gobiensis I-0, one genomic interval encodes:
- a CDS encoding ParB/RepB/Spo0J family partition protein — translation MSRGPRPSAVKFDAGLTVAGLSAPTVFNVSPDQIQVRPDFNPRGQHTPVADAFSEPALRALGESMRRDGVLTPLIVSQAAEGTYWLIAGERRLRAARLAGLTTLPVMLKTEQDAARLALVENLQRQNLNPVDETFGSSGCSPWKRVWHRTSFRPLCGPPCANPGRTLTTSPPAWRATARPRSKPGPDTAPRF, via the coding sequence ATGAGCCGGGGTCCCCGTCCCAGCGCCGTGAAATTCGACGCGGGCCTGACGGTCGCCGGCCTGAGTGCGCCGACCGTCTTCAACGTCTCGCCCGACCAGATCCAGGTACGGCCCGACTTCAACCCGCGCGGGCAGCACACCCCGGTCGCCGACGCCTTCAGCGAGCCGGCGCTGCGGGCCCTGGGCGAAAGCATGCGCCGGGACGGCGTGCTGACCCCCCTGATCGTCTCCCAGGCCGCCGAGGGCACCTACTGGCTGATCGCGGGTGAACGGCGGCTGCGCGCGGCCCGGCTGGCGGGGCTGACCACCCTGCCCGTCATGCTCAAGACCGAACAGGACGCGGCGCGCCTCGCTCTGGTCGAAAACCTGCAACGCCAGAACCTCAACCCGGTGGACGAGACCTTCGGGTCTTCCGGCTGCTCTCCCTGGAAACGGGTCTGGCACCGAACGAGCTTCCGGCCGCTCTGCGGGCCGCCCTGCGCGAACCCGGGAAGGACCCTCACGACCTCGCCACCCGCCTGGAGAGCTACGGCGCGACCTCGCTCGAAGCCTGGGCCA